A stretch of Bradyrhizobium diazoefficiens DNA encodes these proteins:
- a CDS encoding tartrate dehydrogenase, which translates to MRTHSIAAIPADGIGPEVISAGIRVLEALAMRSGDLAFNIKTFDWGSDYYKKHGVMMPADGLAELKKFDAIYFGAVGAPDVPDHITLWGLRLPICQGFDQYANVRPTKILPGVSSPLRNVGVGDLDWVIVRENSEGEYTGMGGRAHRGLPEEVGTEVAVFTRVGVTRIMRYAFQLAQSRPRKFLTVVTKSNAQRHGMVMWDEIAAEVAAEFSDVTWDKMLVDAMTVRMTLHPKSLDTIVATNLHADILSDLAGALAGSLGVAPTANIDPQRRFPSMFEPIHGSAFDITGKGIANPVATFWTGAQMLEHLGEKDAAVRLMKAVEQVCAAGVLTPDVGGKATTKEVTDAVIDAIHGSNV; encoded by the coding sequence ATGCGCACCCATTCGATCGCAGCGATCCCCGCCGACGGGATCGGTCCCGAGGTCATCTCGGCAGGAATCCGCGTGTTGGAGGCTCTCGCAATGCGCAGCGGCGACCTTGCCTTCAACATCAAGACCTTCGACTGGGGCTCGGATTATTACAAGAAGCACGGCGTGATGATGCCCGCGGACGGCCTCGCTGAGCTGAAGAAATTTGATGCGATCTATTTCGGCGCGGTCGGCGCGCCGGACGTGCCCGATCACATCACGCTGTGGGGCCTGCGCCTGCCGATCTGCCAGGGCTTCGACCAATACGCCAATGTGCGGCCGACCAAGATTTTGCCGGGCGTCTCTTCGCCGCTGCGCAATGTCGGCGTTGGCGATCTCGACTGGGTGATCGTGCGCGAGAATTCGGAAGGCGAATATACCGGCATGGGCGGGCGCGCGCACAGGGGCCTGCCGGAAGAGGTCGGCACCGAAGTCGCGGTCTTTACCCGCGTCGGCGTGACGCGGATCATGCGCTATGCGTTCCAGCTCGCGCAGTCGCGGCCGCGCAAATTCCTGACCGTGGTGACCAAGTCGAACGCACAGCGCCATGGCATGGTGATGTGGGACGAGATCGCGGCCGAAGTCGCGGCCGAATTCTCCGACGTCACCTGGGACAAGATGCTGGTCGACGCCATGACCGTGCGCATGACGCTGCATCCGAAGAGCCTCGACACCATCGTGGCGACCAATCTCCACGCCGACATCCTCTCCGATCTCGCCGGCGCGCTGGCCGGAAGCCTCGGCGTGGCGCCGACCGCCAATATCGATCCGCAGCGCCGCTTCCCCTCGATGTTCGAGCCGATCCACGGCTCGGCCTTCGACATCACCGGCAAGGGCATCGCCAATCCGGTCGCAACATTCTGGACCGGCGCGCAGATGCTCGAGCATCTCGGCGAGAAGGACGCCGCCGTGCGGTTGATGAAGGCCGTCGAGCAGGTTTGCGCCGCCGGCGTGCTGACGCCTGATGTCGGCGGCAAGGCGACGACGAAGGAAGTGACCGATGCCGTGATCGACGCGATCCACGGCTCGAACGTGTAG